Proteins found in one Polyangiaceae bacterium genomic segment:
- the hemC gene encoding hydroxymethylbilane synthase — MSQTIVVATRKSALALAQARAWMNELRGEHAGLVVEELHVTTTGDRVQDRALNEIGGKGLFIKEIEEALVDGRAHIAVHSMKDVPAELAPALAIGCVPKREDPRDVVITRDGRPFAELSAGSKVGTSSLRRRVQLEAWRGDLEFLPLRGNVDTRLRKLSEGVVDAIILARAGLVRLGLADKATETLPAERCLPAIGQGALGIEQRQGDDAVRALLAPLMDAETNVAVAAERGVMRAVEGSCQVPVAAYALRQGERLWLRAMLAEPDGSNMRRRETETSWPTSAEEAARIGEELGSELKRS; from the coding sequence ATGAGTCAGACGATAGTGGTTGCCACGCGCAAGAGTGCGCTGGCCTTGGCCCAAGCGCGGGCGTGGATGAACGAGCTTCGCGGCGAGCACGCGGGTCTGGTCGTGGAAGAGCTCCACGTCACGACGACGGGGGATCGAGTTCAAGACCGCGCGCTGAACGAGATCGGCGGCAAGGGCCTGTTCATCAAGGAGATCGAGGAAGCCTTGGTCGACGGCCGCGCCCATATCGCCGTGCACTCGATGAAAGACGTTCCCGCGGAGCTCGCTCCGGCTCTGGCCATTGGCTGCGTTCCCAAGCGCGAAGATCCGCGGGACGTGGTGATCACCCGGGACGGGCGTCCCTTCGCCGAGCTCAGCGCCGGGAGCAAGGTCGGCACCTCGTCGCTTCGGCGACGTGTGCAGCTGGAGGCGTGGCGCGGGGATCTCGAGTTCTTGCCGCTCCGTGGCAACGTGGACACGCGGCTTCGCAAGCTCTCCGAAGGCGTGGTGGACGCGATCATCCTGGCGCGCGCCGGTTTGGTGCGTCTGGGCCTCGCGGACAAGGCCACGGAAACGTTGCCAGCCGAACGTTGTCTCCCGGCCATCGGCCAGGGCGCGCTCGGCATCGAGCAGCGCCAAGGGGACGACGCCGTGCGAGCGCTGCTGGCGCCGTTGATGGACGCGGAGACGAACGTGGCGGTCGCTGCGGAGCGCGGCGTGATGCGCGCGGTAGAAGGCAGCTGTCAGGTACCCGTCGCCGCCTACGCGCTACGCCAGGGCGAGCGGCTTTGGCTTCGCGCCATGCTGGCGGAGCCGGATGGCAGCAACATGCGCCGCCGCGAAACCGAGACGTCGTGGCCGACGTCGGCCGAGGAAGCCGCGCGGATCGGCGAAGAGCTGGGCAGCGAGCTGAAGCGCTCCTGA
- a CDS encoding glutamyl-tRNA reductase, with protein sequence MIVVIGLNHRTAPIHVRERLALPKDQIPRALEGMVGDGAIGEAMLISTCNRVELVVSGKDGAASDLDSVAEEAVRRVSDLSPEVRQHLYVHRGSDAVRHLFRVASSLDSLVLGEPQILGQVKDAFELARKTGTVGGCLHRTVPRAIRAAKRVRTETAVGAGQVSVPTVSVDLAKQIFGDLAGRSVVLIGSGEMAETVAKLLKNAGSRIIVVGRNAARVGVLSQAVGGEGRSWEQLPASLIEADVVITSTSAPGFVVEHELVASLRRKRRGRSLFFIDLAVPRDVDPRVEEVDGVFLYNVDDFSRVVAESLKTREREAERAEAIVSEETHGWERWAEAEQVTPTVVALRARLGGVLHAELERSMRGKLKHLGPEERAALEAMVDAALNKMLHAPTKKLREVATGREYEGFRAEQLVATLIELFDLDSAEVDAPHSLRAVSAEDGEDKDPEISEPEQHALGTVAR encoded by the coding sequence ATGATCGTGGTGATCGGCCTCAATCACCGGACCGCGCCCATTCACGTGCGGGAGCGTTTGGCGCTGCCCAAGGACCAGATCCCGCGCGCCCTCGAAGGCATGGTGGGGGATGGAGCCATCGGGGAAGCGATGCTGATCTCCACCTGCAACCGCGTGGAGCTGGTGGTTTCCGGCAAGGACGGCGCGGCCTCGGATCTGGACAGCGTGGCCGAGGAAGCCGTACGCCGCGTGAGCGATCTCTCGCCCGAGGTCCGTCAGCATTTGTATGTGCATCGCGGAAGCGACGCGGTTCGGCACCTGTTTCGCGTCGCTTCTTCTCTCGATTCCCTGGTGCTCGGCGAGCCGCAGATCCTCGGACAGGTGAAGGACGCGTTCGAACTGGCGCGCAAGACCGGCACCGTCGGTGGCTGTCTGCACCGCACGGTGCCGCGGGCGATTCGCGCGGCGAAGCGGGTCCGCACGGAAACGGCGGTGGGCGCCGGGCAGGTGAGCGTGCCGACCGTGTCGGTGGATTTGGCCAAGCAAATCTTCGGGGATTTGGCGGGTCGCTCCGTCGTGTTGATCGGCTCGGGAGAGATGGCCGAGACGGTGGCCAAGCTGCTCAAGAACGCCGGGAGCCGCATCATCGTGGTGGGTCGCAACGCTGCGCGGGTCGGCGTCTTGTCGCAGGCCGTCGGAGGGGAAGGGCGCTCGTGGGAACAGCTGCCAGCGTCGCTGATCGAGGCGGACGTGGTGATCACCTCGACCAGCGCGCCGGGTTTCGTGGTGGAGCACGAGCTGGTGGCCTCGCTTCGCCGCAAGCGTCGAGGGCGCAGCCTCTTCTTCATCGACCTGGCGGTACCTCGGGACGTGGACCCGCGAGTGGAGGAAGTGGACGGCGTCTTCCTGTACAACGTCGACGACTTCTCCCGTGTCGTTGCCGAGTCTCTGAAGACCCGAGAACGCGAGGCCGAGCGCGCGGAAGCCATTGTCTCGGAGGAGACTCACGGCTGGGAACGCTGGGCGGAAGCGGAGCAGGTCACACCCACGGTGGTGGCGCTTCGAGCGCGTCTGGGCGGCGTGCTGCACGCGGAGCTCGAGCGCAGCATGCGCGGCAAGCTCAAGCACCTGGGGCCGGAAGAGCGTGCCGCCCTGGAAGCCATGGTGGACGCTGCCTTGAACAAGATGCTGCATGCGCCCACCAAGAAGCTCCGTGAGGTCGCTACCGGTCGCGAGTACGAAGGATTTCGAGCGGAGCAGCTGGTCGCCACGCTGATCGAGCTATTCGATCTGGATTCCGCCGAGGTCGATGCGCCACACTCCCTACGTGCCGTTTCTGCGGAAGATGGCGAAGACAAGGACCCCGAAATTTCGGAGCCGGAGCAGCACGCTCTAGGTACGGTAGCGCGATGA
- the ccsA gene encoding cytochrome c biogenesis protein CcsA: MGVIAYSAATTLFFLDLARRERFTLAQLWAPRLLAVGAVMHGVHVVTASLLSRVCPVESLHFALSLSALIAVVVYLALRNRAKMYAIGAVIAPVALTFLVAAQFVSLGRDRATQVPRTLLALHVTANLLGVAMFLLAGAAGMFYLVQERRLKAKRLGGRPAKLPPLDALDRTEHRLLLAGFPLLTFGIVTGAVFFNRLPEATSAETIRAALGYATWLLVALVLVMRAVAGWRGRRSAYGTLAGVACVIVLMLFYALRPGMGGG, translated from the coding sequence ATGGGTGTGATCGCCTACTCGGCTGCCACCACGCTGTTCTTCTTGGACCTGGCGCGCCGAGAGCGCTTCACGCTGGCCCAGCTGTGGGCGCCCCGCCTCTTGGCGGTGGGCGCCGTGATGCACGGAGTTCACGTCGTCACGGCCAGCTTGCTCTCGCGAGTGTGCCCGGTGGAGTCACTCCATTTTGCGCTCAGCCTGAGCGCCCTGATCGCCGTGGTGGTGTACCTGGCGCTGCGGAATCGCGCCAAGATGTACGCGATCGGTGCAGTGATTGCGCCGGTGGCCCTCACCTTCTTGGTGGCCGCACAGTTCGTCAGCCTGGGCCGCGACCGGGCCACCCAAGTACCCCGCACGCTCCTCGCCCTGCACGTGACGGCGAACCTGCTGGGGGTGGCCATGTTCCTTTTGGCCGGCGCCGCCGGGATGTTCTACCTGGTCCAGGAGCGGCGCCTCAAAGCGAAGCGTCTCGGGGGTCGCCCAGCAAAGCTGCCACCGCTGGACGCTCTGGATCGCACGGAGCATCGCTTGCTGCTCGCGGGGTTCCCGCTGCTGACCTTCGGCATCGTCACCGGCGCGGTGTTCTTCAATCGGCTGCCCGAGGCCACCAGCGCCGAGACCATTCGCGCAGCCCTCGGCTATGCCACTTGGCTGCTGGTTGCGCTGGTGCTGGTGATGCGCGCGGTGGCCGGCTGGCGCGGACGGCGCTCCGCCTACGGAACGCTCGCCGGCGTGGCGTGCGTCATCGTGTTGATGCTGTTCTACGCTCTGCGTCCCGGCATGGGGGGCGGCTGA
- a CDS encoding LysM peptidoglycan-binding domain-containing protein has translation MRPRHLLFTFYTLSLASVASAQEGSGAPPGSVVVPSGNGDVIVTPGSTTVTESSVPAPGYGAPGPDANDYLPSSSRPVTNTSASSDGFDMGRSGGGEAVVHGSKGSAAILGERSVSVPPIHVVKKGDTLWDLSGRYYGNPWKWPKVWSYNPQIMNPHWIYPGDQIRMRLGGGAYGSAALDGTGNGGFMDRRPAVPANTVFLRSQGLIDDPKRDVWGELVGAREDQMLLSDGNHVYLQVKPGKDVRIGQQLTIFRPVRRPERVPGARRPPGMIIAIKGTVRVDHWDPKSRVARGEIVESVDVIERGAMIGPVGRRFDIVPPKAAKVDRWARVLTSIYPHELYGQNQVVFIDRGTEDGLSAGNRLFVVKRGDAWRHTLSTASDSARARLRTDTPDRARSDATPLKGNEKKFPEEIIGELRILRANKYSSIAVVTVSHREIEPGDRAVARKGY, from the coding sequence ATGCGGCCCCGGCACCTGCTGTTCACCTTCTACACGCTGTCCCTGGCGAGCGTCGCTTCCGCCCAAGAAGGGTCGGGCGCTCCGCCCGGATCGGTGGTGGTGCCCTCCGGGAACGGTGACGTGATCGTCACCCCGGGATCGACGACGGTGACGGAGAGCTCGGTGCCGGCGCCGGGTTACGGGGCGCCAGGACCCGATGCCAACGACTACCTGCCCTCGAGCTCCCGCCCGGTCACGAATACCTCGGCCTCGTCGGACGGCTTCGACATGGGTCGAAGCGGCGGGGGCGAAGCGGTCGTCCATGGCTCCAAGGGATCCGCTGCCATCCTCGGAGAGCGCAGCGTGTCCGTGCCGCCCATCCATGTGGTGAAGAAGGGCGACACCCTGTGGGATTTGTCCGGCCGCTACTACGGCAACCCGTGGAAGTGGCCGAAGGTCTGGAGCTATAACCCCCAGATCATGAATCCGCATTGGATCTACCCGGGGGATCAGATCCGGATGCGGCTCGGCGGGGGGGCCTATGGATCGGCGGCGCTCGATGGCACCGGCAACGGTGGATTCATGGATCGCCGCCCGGCGGTGCCCGCCAACACCGTGTTCTTGCGCAGCCAAGGGCTCATCGATGACCCCAAGCGGGACGTGTGGGGAGAGCTGGTCGGCGCCCGCGAGGACCAGATGCTGCTCTCTGACGGCAATCACGTGTACCTGCAGGTGAAGCCCGGCAAGGACGTTCGTATTGGGCAGCAGCTCACCATCTTCCGTCCCGTGCGCCGCCCCGAGCGGGTGCCGGGCGCTCGCCGTCCTCCCGGCATGATCATCGCGATCAAGGGCACCGTGCGCGTCGATCATTGGGATCCGAAGTCGCGCGTGGCGCGCGGCGAGATCGTCGAGTCCGTAGACGTCATCGAGCGCGGCGCGATGATCGGCCCGGTCGGGCGCCGCTTCGACATCGTCCCGCCCAAGGCCGCCAAGGTGGACCGCTGGGCTCGCGTGCTGACCAGCATCTATCCCCACGAGCTATACGGGCAGAACCAGGTGGTGTTCATCGACCGAGGCACGGAAGACGGCCTCAGCGCGGGGAATCGCTTGTTCGTGGTGAAGCGCGGTGATGCCTGGCGTCACACCCTCTCCACCGCATCCGACTCGGCGCGGGCCCGTTTGCGGACCGACACACCGGATCGGGCGCGTTCCGACGCCACCCCCCTCAAGGGTAACGAGAAGAAGTTCCCGGAAGAGATCATCGGGGAGCTTCGTATCCTGCGGGCCAACAAATACAGCTCGATCGCCGTCGTCACGGTCTCGCACCGCGAGATCGAGCCGGGGGACCGCGCGGTGGCCCGCAAGGGCTACTGA
- the pssA gene encoding CDP-diacylglycerol--serine O-phosphatidyltransferase codes for MDLKKTLFILPNMITLASVFCGFNAIRIAGGASGPDDLHRAAVLLIFAMFFDLMDGRVARMTKTQSAFGLQLDSLADVISFGVAPAILVYQWVLHRYPVPGLLTAFLFTACATVRLARFNVLSSAPSGAPVKPGKHVVGLPTPPASGILISLVVADSALGGAIGDQRYTIVLFVVTTLVSLLMVSTVKFRSFKDLRLNPATVLIVLFVVGSSAFVWQRYKAELVLIWLLSVYVALGIAESLRAVAARLKNMGAARDSVPPAAAE; via the coding sequence CTGGATCTGAAGAAGACGCTCTTCATCTTGCCCAACATGATCACGCTTGCGAGCGTGTTCTGCGGCTTCAACGCGATTCGCATCGCCGGGGGGGCAAGCGGACCCGACGACCTGCATCGCGCCGCGGTGTTGCTCATCTTCGCGATGTTCTTCGACCTGATGGACGGTCGTGTGGCGCGCATGACGAAGACGCAAAGCGCCTTCGGCCTGCAGCTGGACTCCCTGGCCGACGTGATCTCGTTCGGCGTAGCACCTGCGATTCTCGTCTACCAGTGGGTGCTGCACCGCTACCCCGTCCCAGGCCTGCTCACGGCCTTCCTGTTCACCGCCTGCGCCACGGTGCGCTTGGCGCGTTTCAACGTGCTGTCGTCTGCCCCGAGCGGTGCACCGGTGAAGCCGGGCAAGCACGTCGTGGGGCTACCCACGCCACCGGCGTCCGGCATCCTCATCTCGCTGGTAGTGGCCGACTCCGCCTTGGGTGGTGCCATCGGCGACCAGCGCTACACCATCGTGCTGTTCGTGGTGACCACGCTCGTCAGTCTGCTGATGGTCTCCACCGTCAAGTTCCGTTCGTTCAAGGACCTGCGGCTGAACCCCGCCACGGTGCTCATCGTGCTGTTCGTGGTGGGTTCCAGCGCGTTCGTCTGGCAACGCTACAAGGCGGAGCTGGTGCTCATCTGGCTGCTCTCGGTCTACGTGGCGCTGGGCATCGCGGAGAGCCTCCGGGCAGTGGCAGCGCGCCTGAAGAACATGGGCGCGGCTCGGGATTCCGTGCCCCCCGCTGCTGCGGAATGA
- a CDS encoding NrdH-redoxin, whose translation MLTWIDDKGDFHVVQKIADVPEKARKEVRVVVTTRTEGTGRLVYVANLEKKGPDGSYPVTSITRAAWDEKGASKRKARVEALAPSAVAAAPSGSAAGGGEEPPVGAKPGQVVAIIYGAEWCKPCHDAARYLKQRGVHVIHKDIEENEVAAREMKEKLARAHKPSASIPVIDVMGEILVGFSPRALERAIETAQNEKTL comes from the coding sequence CTGCTCACCTGGATCGACGACAAGGGTGACTTCCACGTCGTCCAGAAGATCGCTGACGTTCCCGAGAAAGCCCGCAAAGAGGTGCGGGTCGTCGTCACCACCCGCACGGAGGGCACCGGGCGTCTGGTCTATGTCGCGAACCTGGAGAAGAAAGGTCCGGACGGCAGCTACCCGGTGACCAGTATCACGCGCGCGGCGTGGGACGAGAAGGGCGCCTCCAAGCGCAAGGCGCGGGTGGAAGCCCTCGCCCCCAGCGCGGTGGCTGCCGCGCCCAGTGGCTCCGCCGCCGGCGGCGGCGAGGAGCCTCCAGTCGGCGCCAAGCCCGGCCAAGTCGTCGCCATCATCTACGGCGCGGAGTGGTGCAAACCGTGCCACGACGCCGCCCGCTACCTGAAGCAACGCGGCGTCCACGTGATCCACAAGGACATCGAAGAGAACGAGGTGGCGGCCCGAGAAATGAAGGAAAAGCTCGCCCGCGCCCACAAGCCGTCGGCGTCCATCCCGGTGATCGACGTGATGGGCGAGATCCTCGTTGGATTTTCTCCGCGTGCCTTGGAGCGCGCAATCGAGACTGCACAGAACGAAAAGACGCTGTGA
- a CDS encoding LysR family transcriptional regulator, with the protein MKADKKLGDVWPWLPVFRVVAETEHLPTAAARLHVSPSALSRTIRLVEEALGEELFVRSARRIVLNSAGQRLLAAVRRAMTGLEHSMQEVLERDFTGDYRLSSLGVLTDYFVLPALLALAEEHPRVTPCLTTLSSRDANRELASGRIEVAFYYDATSLAGITCRKIGSLTNSLYCGKGHPLFGKRRLTPAQLEEHPFSVPSIGDRGTPMDNWPVERPREVGFRILMLSTNREVALSGRYVTVLPDAVAKEDVARGRLWQLPPDLVPDTDVYAACREEDADSSFTTDVIAAVEDAISRAPRRKDVKNRR; encoded by the coding sequence GTGAAAGCCGACAAGAAGCTCGGCGACGTGTGGCCGTGGCTGCCCGTCTTCCGCGTGGTGGCGGAGACCGAGCACCTGCCCACGGCGGCGGCGCGCTTGCACGTCAGCCCGTCGGCGCTGTCGCGCACCATTCGACTCGTGGAAGAAGCCCTCGGGGAAGAGCTGTTCGTGCGCAGTGCGCGGCGCATCGTCTTGAACTCCGCCGGTCAACGTCTGCTCGCCGCCGTTCGCCGCGCGATGACGGGGCTCGAGCACTCGATGCAAGAAGTGCTCGAGCGCGACTTCACGGGGGACTACCGGCTGAGCTCCCTGGGCGTGCTCACGGACTACTTCGTGCTTCCCGCGCTGCTCGCCCTCGCCGAAGAACACCCTCGCGTCACGCCGTGCCTCACGACACTGAGCTCTCGCGACGCGAACCGCGAGCTGGCCAGCGGCCGGATAGAGGTGGCCTTCTACTACGACGCTACCAGCCTCGCCGGCATCACCTGCCGCAAGATCGGATCTCTGACCAACTCCCTCTATTGCGGCAAGGGACACCCGCTGTTCGGGAAGCGTCGCCTCACTCCGGCACAGCTCGAGGAGCACCCGTTTTCCGTGCCGAGCATCGGCGACCGCGGCACGCCCATGGACAATTGGCCCGTGGAACGTCCGCGGGAAGTCGGTTTCCGCATCTTGATGCTGTCCACGAATCGCGAGGTTGCTCTGTCGGGGCGCTACGTCACGGTGCTGCCGGACGCCGTGGCCAAGGAGGACGTGGCGCGGGGTCGCCTGTGGCAGCTCCCGCCGGACCTGGTACCGGACACGGACGTGTACGCCGCCTGCCGCGAGGAAGACGCGGACTCGAGCTTCACGACCGACGTGATCGCCGCCGTCGAGGACGCGATATCCCGAGCCCCGCGCCGCAAGGACGTGAAGAACCGCCGCTGA
- a CDS encoding SUMF1/EgtB/PvdO family nonheme iron enzyme — protein MVEITGPADEKFCIDVREATNEEYGKFQAAAGNPKQGAPCAWNTTFGSNHALNKKDEPAFSLDWCDALAFCKSLGKRLCGRMDGQPVAYPNEFSDPAKSEWHYVCTNGGTTLYPWGAAYTPDTCNGHSVSNPVAPVMSYPACHGQSAPFDQVFDMAGNVAEWTNNCETTNQGESDKCILRGGSYFSAPANDQLKCGSDLETSPRGQDNTDFGVRCCKDY, from the coding sequence ATGGTCGAGATCACCGGGCCTGCGGACGAGAAGTTCTGCATCGACGTTCGCGAGGCGACGAACGAGGAGTACGGCAAGTTCCAGGCAGCGGCCGGCAATCCGAAGCAAGGCGCACCCTGCGCCTGGAACACCACCTTCGGCTCGAACCACGCTCTGAACAAGAAGGACGAGCCCGCGTTCTCTCTGGATTGGTGCGACGCCCTCGCCTTCTGCAAGTCTTTGGGCAAGCGGCTGTGCGGGCGCATGGATGGCCAGCCCGTCGCGTATCCGAACGAGTTTTCCGATCCCGCGAAGAGCGAGTGGCACTACGTGTGCACGAACGGCGGAACCACCCTCTATCCCTGGGGTGCTGCCTACACCCCGGACACCTGCAACGGGCACTCCGTTTCGAACCCGGTGGCGCCGGTGATGAGCTACCCGGCCTGTCACGGCCAGAGTGCGCCGTTCGACCAGGTCTTCGACATGGCGGGGAACGTCGCGGAGTGGACCAACAACTGCGAGACGACCAACCAGGGCGAGTCGGACAAGTGCATTCTGCGCGGCGGAAGCTACTTCTCCGCCCCCGCCAACGATCAGCTCAAGTGCGGCAGCGATCTGGAAACGTCGCCTCGGGGTCAGGACAACACGGACTTCGGGGTCCGCTGCTGCAAGGACTACTGA
- a CDS encoding alpha/beta fold hydrolase produces the protein MVRRDLLRSGWAVALLLAACGGSDSATAPPHAQADGAAGQDAIAPDAGTVLDASVEDVVSEPVPDVPAPLGPPYPIVLAHGFFGFEQFAGVDFATYFYGVKDYLAAHGETMVITPAVDPFNDSTYRGEQLLSRVEELLAQTGYAKVNIIGHSQGGLDARVVAAERPDLVASVTTVATPHGGTEVADIILKLIPNPQAQQLVDWLVKIVGAPLYDQVGKETAVSKPLHLFSKQGIAEFNAKYPDSPGVEYFSVAGRSDFHLGGTDCKVSSAPPFIAKFAKVLDPVDPLLSVTETVLDGGLLDPYPNDGLVRVKDAKWGTFLGCVPADHLDEIGHLFGDNPGFGNSWRHDEFYAALIAYLRDQGL, from the coding sequence ATGGTGCGCCGCGACCTTTTGAGGAGTGGATGGGCGGTGGCGCTGCTCCTCGCGGCTTGTGGCGGCAGCGACTCGGCGACGGCGCCACCCCACGCTCAGGCCGACGGGGCGGCCGGCCAGGACGCCATCGCGCCGGACGCTGGCACGGTGCTGGATGCAAGCGTGGAGGACGTCGTGTCGGAGCCTGTCCCCGACGTCCCCGCACCTCTGGGACCGCCCTATCCCATCGTGCTGGCGCACGGCTTCTTCGGCTTCGAGCAGTTCGCCGGCGTGGACTTCGCGACCTACTTCTACGGTGTGAAGGACTATCTCGCCGCGCACGGCGAGACGATGGTGATCACGCCCGCAGTCGATCCCTTCAACGACTCCACCTACCGCGGCGAACAGCTCCTTTCGCGCGTCGAGGAGCTGCTCGCGCAAACGGGCTACGCCAAGGTCAACATCATCGGTCACTCCCAGGGTGGCCTCGACGCTCGTGTCGTCGCCGCCGAGCGTCCGGATCTCGTCGCCTCCGTCACTACCGTGGCCACGCCCCACGGCGGCACCGAGGTCGCCGACATCATCCTGAAGCTGATCCCGAATCCCCAGGCGCAGCAGCTGGTGGACTGGCTCGTCAAGATCGTGGGCGCACCCCTCTACGATCAGGTGGGCAAAGAGACCGCGGTGTCGAAGCCGCTACATCTGTTCTCGAAGCAGGGCATTGCCGAGTTCAATGCCAAGTATCCCGACTCACCGGGGGTGGAGTACTTCTCCGTCGCTGGTAGGAGCGACTTTCATCTGGGCGGAACGGACTGCAAGGTGTCGTCTGCGCCGCCGTTCATCGCCAAGTTCGCCAAGGTGCTCGACCCCGTCGACCCCCTGCTATCCGTCACGGAGACGGTGCTGGATGGCGGCCTCTTGGACCCTTACCCCAACGACGGTCTGGTGCGGGTGAAGGACGCCAAATGGGGGACATTTCTCGGCTGTGTGCCAGCGGATCACCTCGACGAGATCGGTCATCTGTTCGGCGACAACCCGGGGTTCGGCAATTCTTGGCGGCACGACGAGTTCTACGCCGCGCTGATCGCGTATCTTCGAGACCAAGGCCTGTGA
- a CDS encoding MerR family transcriptional regulator, with the protein MSLTNGAEETGYSIRVASRLTGISSDTLRMWERRYGFPSPRRNEAKIRVYSREDVERLTLIARALKAGYRAGEVVHKARPELEEILTQAARLDVEPSAGQSPTVASILDALSSDDADAVRMELRRAVATLGPKAFLADVASPLLERVGEAWAARQLDVRHEHMLSEQLSTQLRLLLSAYEGTTAKPVLLLTALPGEHHGLGLDMAALFASLLGATPRLLGVDTPVDQIAEAARALRADVVGISVSGSSDPNQVAEQLRWLLSHLPASTDVWLGGQNARSVQIDSPRVAQVITWPQLEQEITRRMH; encoded by the coding sequence ATGAGCCTTACCAATGGCGCCGAGGAAACGGGCTATTCGATTCGGGTGGCCTCGCGGCTGACCGGCATCTCCTCGGACACCCTGAGGATGTGGGAGCGGCGCTACGGCTTTCCCTCCCCCCGCCGCAACGAGGCGAAAATCCGCGTCTACAGCCGAGAAGACGTGGAGCGCCTCACGCTCATCGCCCGGGCCCTGAAGGCGGGCTACCGGGCGGGCGAGGTGGTGCACAAGGCCCGCCCGGAGCTCGAAGAAATCCTGACGCAGGCGGCACGCCTGGATGTCGAGCCCAGCGCCGGCCAGTCCCCGACCGTGGCCTCCATTCTCGACGCCCTGAGCTCCGACGACGCCGACGCCGTGCGGATGGAGCTCCGTCGCGCGGTAGCGACCCTCGGCCCCAAGGCGTTTCTCGCGGACGTGGCCAGCCCCCTGCTCGAGCGGGTTGGGGAGGCGTGGGCAGCTCGGCAGCTCGACGTCCGCCACGAGCACATGCTGTCCGAGCAACTGTCGACGCAGCTGCGCCTGCTGCTCTCGGCCTACGAAGGCACGACCGCCAAGCCCGTGTTGCTGCTCACGGCTCTGCCCGGAGAGCACCACGGCCTCGGTCTCGACATGGCGGCGCTGTTCGCCTCACTGCTGGGTGCAACGCCTCGTCTGCTCGGGGTGGACACTCCGGTGGATCAAATTGCAGAAGCCGCGCGGGCACTGCGTGCCGACGTCGTCGGCATCAGTGTGTCGGGCTCCTCGGATCCAAACCAAGTCGCCGAGCAACTGCGCTGGCTCTTGTCACATCTGCCTGCCAGCACGGACGTGTGGCTCGGGGGGCAGAACGCGCGCTCGGTTCAGATCGACAGCCCGCGCGTCGCGCAGGTGATCACCTGGCCCCAGCTGGAGCAAGAGATCACGCGACGCATGCACTGA
- a CDS encoding alanyl-tRNA editing protein, translated as MATARLYFEDPWLVEFEAYVVAHHAIDGDTWLELDRSAFYPEGGGQLPDRGHIGDAEVADVQVRGDVVLHRASGALPEVGTRVLGRLDRARRRVHMALHTGQHVLSRALLEVAQAETVSSRLGDTTSTIDVDRPNLSDDLLGKAEALANSVVDDDVVVRARFVTPDELAGLSLRRAPKQTDNVRVVSVAGFDDTPCGGTHCTRSAQIGLVSITGSERYKGGTRIVFSAGARAREELSRNAAELRRLAKALTCATADVGAQLDKLRDQLDAARQEHGATRTLLAREIARGASGSPAVIVLAEGGAELARAVAARVTESPEASVVVAAETPDGTSVVVARGSAAAFDSGAFLKRLAAATGGRGGGRPERAEGRLPLGVDVARAVQELG; from the coding sequence ATGGCCACCGCGCGGCTCTACTTCGAGGATCCCTGGCTCGTGGAATTCGAGGCGTACGTGGTCGCCCATCACGCCATCGATGGCGACACTTGGCTCGAGCTCGATCGCTCCGCGTTCTACCCGGAGGGCGGAGGACAGCTGCCCGACCGTGGCCACATCGGTGACGCCGAGGTGGCGGACGTCCAGGTGCGGGGCGACGTGGTGCTCCATCGTGCGAGCGGCGCGCTCCCCGAGGTGGGGACGCGCGTCCTGGGACGGCTGGATCGCGCTCGGCGTCGCGTGCACATGGCGCTGCACACCGGGCAGCACGTGCTGTCTCGCGCGCTCTTGGAAGTAGCGCAGGCGGAGACCGTGTCTTCGCGCCTGGGCGACACGACGTCTACCATCGACGTTGATCGGCCGAACCTCTCGGACGACCTGCTGGGCAAGGCGGAGGCGTTGGCCAACTCCGTGGTGGACGACGACGTCGTCGTCCGCGCACGCTTCGTGACGCCCGACGAGCTCGCTGGCTTGTCCCTGCGTCGCGCTCCCAAACAGACGGACAACGTCCGCGTCGTGTCCGTGGCTGGCTTCGACGACACGCCGTGCGGGGGCACGCACTGCACGCGCTCCGCTCAGATCGGCCTGGTGAGCATCACCGGAAGCGAGCGCTACAAGGGCGGGACCCGCATCGTGTTCAGCGCCGGCGCTCGCGCGCGGGAGGAGCTGTCCCGGAACGCAGCGGAGCTGCGGCGCTTGGCGAAGGCGCTGACCTGCGCCACGGCGGACGTGGGAGCGCAGCTGGACAAGCTCCGGGATCAGCTCGACGCCGCCCGCCAGGAGCACGGCGCCACACGTACGCTGCTCGCTCGAGAGATAGCCCGCGGGGCCAGCGGTTCGCCCGCGGTGATCGTGCTGGCGGAAGGTGGCGCCGAGCTGGCGCGCGCCGTCGCGGCTCGAGTGACGGAATCTCCCGAAGCCAGCGTCGTGGTCGCAGCAGAGACGCCGGACGGCACTTCCGTAGTGGTGGCACGCGGCAGCGCAGCGGCGTTCGACAGCGGCGCGTTCTTGAAGCGCCTGGCCGCCGCGACGGGCGGCCGGGGCGGGGGGCGTCCAGAGCGCGCCGAGGGGCGGCTGCCGCTCGGTGTGGACGTCGCCCGTGCCGTGCAAGAGCTCGGCTGA